Proteins from a genomic interval of Cherax quadricarinatus isolate ZL_2023a chromosome 82, ASM3850222v1, whole genome shotgun sequence:
- the LOC128702847 gene encoding protein bric-a-brac 2, translating into MANQQFCLRWNNYQSNLMQVFDELLQTESFVDVTLSCEGNSVKAHRMVLSACSPYFQCLLSDAPCSHPVIILQGVKWPELKAVVEFMYKGEINICQEQLGSLLRVAESLKIRGLAEVDGEGAEPAVITSPSVSPIARAYLNALDDNSPSSILAAAARKRRRLSGDELSRPCTPMTPTSVPEMMESSLDLTGPLIRGGLNNPLPGSPLTTLAARLPGAMPPPAPMAPHLTHLPPLSPLLNMHSMPRPHVPDDFEIRPGIAEMIREEERVINTMRFSPGHDAVFNVSYC; encoded by the coding sequence ATGGCCAACCAACAGTTTTGTTTACGATGGAACAACTACCAGAGCAACCTGATGCAAGTTTTCGACGAGTTGCTGCAGACGGAGAGTTTTGTGGACGTGACACTCTCGTGTGAAGGAAACAGCGTGAAGGCTCACCGCATGGTGTTGTCTGCGTGTTCCCCGTACTTCCAGTGTCTCCTGAGTGATGCTCCCTGCTCACACCCTGTCATCATACTACAGGGGGTCAAGTGGCCTGAACTCAAGGCAGTGGTGGAGTTCATGTATAAGGGAGAGATCAACATCTGCCAGGAGCAACTAGGGTCACTGTTGCGGGTGGCAGAGTCACTGAAGATCAGAGGTCTGGCAgaggttgatggtgagggagctGAGCCAGCAGTGATCACTTCACCCTCTGTTTCGCCCATCGCTCGTGCCTACCTCAACGCCCTCGACGACAATTCGCCCTCATCAATCCTCGCCGCCGCCGCCCGCAAACGACGCCGGTTGTCTGGTGATGAGCTGAGCCGCCCCTGCACGCCCATGACGCCCACCAGCGTGCCGGAGATGATGGAAAGCTCACTTGACTTGACTGGGCCGCTCATCCGTGGTGGCCTCAACAACCCCTTGCCAGGGTCACCACTGACTACCCTGGCGGCCCGCCTGCCAGGTGCCATGCCGCCCCCTGCACCCATGGCACCTCACCTGACCCACCTGCCGCCCCTCTCACCACTGCTCAATATGCACTCTATGCCCCGCCCGCACGTGCCCGACGACTTCGAGATTCGACCCGGCATCGCTGAGATGataagagaggaggagagg